Proteins encoded within one genomic window of Thermococcus celer Vu 13 = JCM 8558:
- a CDS encoding hydrophobe/amphiphile efflux-3 (HAE3) family transporter, which yields MDPLRATARIIVRYRIAFALVAVFLLVLSLYGIQNLRFESGLRGMLPENHPAIDDYTALQNEFQGGDSTLIMVKVSSIEPGGVYDVRDPGVIGAIYDLEQRLRKRAYVTDTASIADVYIQVLGRLPNNEEEARFVLDMLPQEERYRLVSRDYTTTIIAVTINREENTKTLVRIHDDIEKDIESVNFPQNVEVIQTGNVGISYRILELLQSDLNSTMAIALILVLALLLYFYRSPVKAAIPLIPLLFGVTMTLGFMGIMGIPLDLATTTVGAMMIGMGIDYGIHVTNRYYEERRRGRSVEESAEEAVAETGKALLGAALTTIAGFAAMYLSSIPMLHHLATALILGLSLSALNAVVITPAVIILEEDVMKRLRGHHVLPEVRSSSGLVAKVFHGLGEAIRRKPSVFLTAVLLITILFGYGVTRVTTEVRLEKMVPEGVPEIEALIDITNNFGGQSELYVLLKADDVRNPAIVRGIYRFENEIKADSDYNGVIDSESIADVVRDKYGYIPNDREEISEAIKNTGLVSGDYSMTLIKFKGDFGGSMDDFRRIMRYFEEETTRAEDTEFPPGVELSPTGDTYLNYVLDGITSVEINRVSTYGTLFVVLIVLLLFRRPKVSVAMITPMFLGALWTLGFMGLAGIPFTQSLAGVISMIVGLGVDYGMHLTHRFLEEVKEGNPRPIVTSVESVGPGILAGALTTAGGFLALLAGELPTIHDFGKTLAFGIFASMFAAYLVTPALLQIFYGRNTGGDGE from the coding sequence ATGGATCCACTAAGGGCCACGGCGAGGATCATCGTGAGGTACAGAATCGCCTTCGCGCTTGTGGCGGTCTTCCTCTTGGTTCTCTCGCTGTACGGCATCCAGAACCTGCGTTTTGAGAGCGGTCTCAGGGGCATGCTACCTGAAAACCACCCGGCCATAGACGACTACACCGCCCTCCAGAACGAGTTCCAGGGCGGGGATAGCACGCTGATAATGGTCAAGGTGAGCTCGATAGAACCCGGGGGCGTTTACGACGTCCGTGACCCAGGGGTCATCGGGGCGATTTACGATCTCGAGCAGAGGCTCAGGAAGAGGGCGTACGTGACGGACACCGCGAGCATCGCGGACGTTTACATTCAGGTTCTGGGAAGGCTTCCCAATAACGAGGAGGAAGCGAGGTTCGTCCTGGACATGCTCCCCCAAGAGGAGAGGTACCGCCTCGTGAGCCGGGACTACACGACCACGATAATAGCCGTGACGATAAACCGGGAGGAGAACACGAAAACCCTCGTGAGGATCCACGATGATATAGAAAAGGACATAGAGAGCGTCAACTTTCCCCAGAACGTCGAAGTCATCCAGACAGGGAACGTGGGGATAAGCTACCGCATACTTGAGCTCCTTCAGAGTGACCTGAACAGCACGATGGCGATAGCCCTCATCCTCGTTCTCGCGCTTCTCCTCTACTTCTACCGCTCCCCGGTAAAGGCCGCCATTCCGCTGATCCCACTCCTATTTGGAGTTACGATGACGCTCGGTTTCATGGGGATCATGGGCATCCCCCTCGACCTGGCGACCACCACGGTCGGGGCGATGATGATAGGAATGGGAATAGACTACGGGATCCACGTGACCAACCGCTACTACGAGGAGAGAAGGAGGGGAAGGAGCGTGGAGGAATCAGCGGAGGAGGCGGTGGCCGAGACCGGAAAGGCCCTCCTTGGAGCGGCTTTAACCACCATAGCCGGCTTCGCCGCGATGTACCTCTCAAGCATACCCATGCTCCACCACCTCGCCACCGCCCTGATCCTCGGTTTAAGCCTCTCGGCGCTCAACGCAGTTGTCATAACCCCCGCGGTCATAATCCTTGAGGAGGACGTGATGAAGCGCCTGAGGGGCCACCACGTCCTTCCGGAGGTCCGCTCCAGCTCGGGGTTGGTGGCTAAGGTCTTCCACGGCCTGGGGGAGGCCATAAGGAGGAAACCCTCGGTCTTTCTGACGGCGGTCCTTCTGATAACCATCCTTTTCGGTTACGGGGTGACCCGGGTGACGACGGAGGTCAGGCTCGAGAAGATGGTCCCCGAGGGGGTACCGGAGATAGAGGCCCTAATCGACATCACGAACAATTTTGGTGGCCAGAGTGAGCTTTACGTCCTTCTCAAGGCGGATGACGTTAGAAACCCGGCGATCGTGAGGGGGATATACCGCTTCGAGAACGAGATAAAGGCCGATTCCGATTACAACGGTGTCATTGATTCGGAGAGCATAGCCGACGTAGTCAGGGACAAGTACGGTTACATCCCGAACGACAGGGAAGAGATATCGGAGGCCATAAAAAACACGGGGCTCGTCTCGGGCGACTACTCAATGACCCTTATCAAGTTCAAGGGGGACTTCGGGGGTTCGATGGACGACTTCAGGAGGATAATGAGGTACTTCGAGGAGGAAACGACAAGGGCCGAAGATACGGAGTTTCCGCCGGGGGTTGAGCTCTCCCCCACGGGGGACACTTACCTGAACTACGTGCTCGACGGGATCACCAGCGTTGAGATAAACCGCGTATCCACTTACGGAACCCTCTTCGTCGTGCTTATAGTTCTCCTTCTCTTCAGGCGTCCGAAGGTTTCGGTGGCGATGATAACGCCGATGTTCCTCGGTGCGCTCTGGACCCTCGGTTTTATGGGGCTCGCGGGGATTCCCTTCACCCAGAGCCTGGCCGGGGTCATCTCTATGATAGTGGGGCTGGGCGTGGACTACGGCATGCACCTCACCCACCGCTTCCTCGAGGAGGTGAAAGAGGGCAACCCCAGGCCCATAGTCACGTCCGTCGAGAGCGTGGGGCCGGGCATACTGGCCGGGGCGCTGACCACCGCCGGGGGCTTTTTAGCGTTACTCGCGGGCGAGCTCCCGACGATACACGACTTCGGAAAAACACTGGCCTTTGGAATATTCGCGTCCATGTTCGCAGCCTACCTCGTAACCCCCGCCTTATTACAGATCTTTTACGGAAGGAACACCGGAGGTGATGGAGAATGA
- a CDS encoding GbsR/MarR family transcriptional regulator yields MGIEEARRIIMEHFAGAARRFGLNELYGYIYGVLFLAKDPLSLGEVAEATGYSLSHVSTALKFMERVGLVVRLKKPGDRKVYYTVPKLLRDWRRATYYSSLLEDVRQTRMNLERALKELEGEDGEEAESIRKAIEFVMRKNALVERILAFLLEHDNEVVLERLLNCLESGGER; encoded by the coding sequence GTGGGAATCGAAGAGGCCCGGAGGATAATCATGGAGCATTTCGCTGGAGCAGCGAGGAGATTTGGTCTCAACGAGCTTTACGGTTACATCTACGGCGTTCTCTTCCTCGCGAAGGATCCCCTGAGCCTGGGTGAGGTAGCCGAGGCCACGGGTTATTCCCTTTCCCACGTGAGTACCGCCCTCAAGTTCATGGAGCGGGTGGGCCTCGTCGTGAGACTCAAAAAGCCCGGCGACAGGAAGGTTTACTACACCGTCCCAAAGCTCCTGAGGGACTGGAGGCGGGCGACGTACTACTCCAGCCTACTTGAGGACGTCCGGCAGACCCGGATGAACCTTGAGAGGGCCCTAAAGGAGCTTGAGGGAGAGGATGGTGAGGAGGCCGAGTCGATAAGGAAGGCGATTGAGTTCGTCATGAGGAAGAACGCCCTCGTCGAGAGGATCCTGGCGTTCCTCCTCGAGCACGATAACGAGGTGGTCCTCGAGAGGCTCCTGAACTGCCTCGAATCGGGCGGGGAGCGGTAG
- a CDS encoding CDP-2,3-bis-(O-geranylgeranyl)-sn-glycerol synthase, with amino-acid sequence MGSLSSLLWALWYVLPAYFANASPVLVGGGRPIDGGRTWRDGRRLLGDGKTWRGLAGGVTIGTLVGVLQYYITPGYYGSLKTAVLLAFLLSFGALIGDLTGSFIKRRVNLPRGAPAVGLDQLGFLISALAFAYPVKTVSSGQMLFLLLFTPFVHWGANYLAYRMGWKSVPW; translated from the coding sequence ATGGGGTCACTTTCATCCCTCCTCTGGGCGCTGTGGTACGTCCTCCCGGCGTACTTCGCCAACGCCTCCCCGGTTCTCGTCGGCGGCGGGCGGCCGATAGACGGTGGTAGGACCTGGCGCGACGGGAGGAGGCTCCTCGGCGATGGGAAGACGTGGAGGGGCCTCGCAGGGGGGGTCACGATAGGCACCCTTGTAGGGGTCCTCCAGTACTACATCACCCCCGGCTATTACGGAAGCCTTAAGACCGCGGTTCTGCTGGCTTTTCTCCTCTCGTTCGGCGCCCTCATCGGGGACCTCACGGGTAGTTTCATCAAGCGGCGCGTGAACCTGCCGAGGGGTGCTCCAGCCGTAGGCCTCGACCAGCTGGGTTTCCTAATAAGCGCGTTGGCCTTCGCCTATCCGGTTAAGACGGTCTCCAGCGGCCAGATGCTCTTCCTTCTCCTCTTTACCCCCTTCGTTCACTGGGGCGCCAACTACCTCGCCTACAGGATGGGCTGGAAGAGCGTGCCGTGGTGA
- a CDS encoding aldolase, with protein MSRILKSQLVRYSRRAHERGLTAAFGGNLSVRSGNLVFIKATGAVMDEMTAGQVAVIDMNGRQISGVRPSSEYRLHLEVYGEREDVKAIAHLHPPYSIAVSGLVKGELPILTPEAELYLGRIPVAPFRPAGTRELADVVAEAIKNSDAAIMERHGIVTVGRSLREAFYKAELVEESAKLWYLTRKE; from the coding sequence ATGAGCCGCATCCTGAAGTCCCAGCTGGTGAGGTACTCGAGAAGGGCCCACGAGCGCGGTCTCACCGCGGCCTTCGGCGGAAACCTCAGCGTCCGCTCCGGGAACCTCGTCTTCATAAAGGCCACCGGTGCCGTGATGGACGAGATGACGGCGGGGCAGGTTGCCGTGATCGACATGAACGGAAGGCAGATCTCCGGGGTGAGACCCTCATCCGAGTACAGGCTTCACTTGGAGGTTTACGGGGAGAGGGAAGACGTAAAGGCCATAGCGCACCTCCATCCGCCCTACTCCATAGCCGTTTCGGGGCTTGTGAAGGGTGAACTGCCCATATTAACGCCCGAAGCCGAGCTATACCTCGGAAGGATCCCGGTGGCGCCGTTCAGGCCCGCCGGAACCCGGGAGCTGGCGGACGTGGTGGCCGAAGCAATAAAGAACTCCGACGCGGCGATAATGGAGAGACACGGTATAGTGACCGTCGGAAGGAGCCTGAGGGAAGCCTTTTATAAGGCCGAGCTCGTGGAGGAGAGCGCGAAGCTCTGGTACCTGACGAGAAAAGAATAG
- a CDS encoding UPF0147 family protein, which yields MSELIGQIVQVLKEQVVQDTVVPRNIRRAAEQAIEALLDESREPAVRAADAIAILEEVSEDPNMPMHTRTIIWEVLGALEQVK from the coding sequence ATGAGCGAGCTCATCGGCCAGATCGTTCAGGTTCTCAAGGAACAGGTCGTCCAGGACACCGTCGTTCCAAGGAACATAAGGCGCGCCGCGGAGCAGGCCATAGAGGCCCTCCTCGACGAGAGCAGGGAGCCCGCCGTGAGGGCGGCCGACGCGATAGCCATCCTCGAGGAGGTAAGCGAGGACCCGAACATGCCGATGCACACGAGGACGATAATCTGGGAAGTCCTCGGTGCCCTCGAGCAGGTAAAGTGA
- the cobO gene encoding cob(I)yrinic acid a,c-diamide adenosyltransferase, protein MSWKEKLGLVHIYTGNGKGKTTAALGLAVRMLGSDGKVMIIQFMKAPRVYGEQRKIEECGARIESFGLPKFVHGKPEPDDIEAAQKALQRAKEVVSSGEWDLVILDELCVALGFGMLDVGEVEEMIKNRAPHTELVLTGRYCPEGLFELADYVTEMREVKHPYGRGILARRGVEF, encoded by the coding sequence ATGTCGTGGAAGGAAAAACTCGGTCTCGTTCACATCTACACGGGAAACGGGAAGGGGAAGACGACCGCCGCCCTCGGCCTGGCCGTCAGGATGCTCGGCTCGGACGGGAAGGTCATGATAATCCAGTTCATGAAGGCCCCAAGGGTTTACGGAGAGCAGAGGAAGATAGAGGAATGCGGAGCTCGTATAGAGTCCTTCGGCCTGCCCAAGTTCGTCCACGGAAAGCCGGAACCAGACGACATAGAGGCGGCTCAAAAGGCCCTCCAGCGGGCCAAGGAGGTCGTCTCAAGCGGTGAGTGGGACCTGGTGATCCTCGACGAGCTCTGCGTCGCCCTCGGCTTCGGGATGCTCGACGTTGGGGAGGTTGAGGAGATGATAAAGAACAGGGCCCCCCACACGGAGCTCGTCCTGACGGGGAGGTACTGCCCGGAGGGGCTGTTCGAGTTAGCGGACTACGTAACCGAGATGAGGGAGGTGAAGCACCCCTACGGGCGCGGGATCCTCGCGAGGAGGGGCGTCGAGTTCTGA
- a CDS encoding N-6 DNA methylase → MQVFHMARSKSKPKNGADEWAILEKLQPWVVRRYFLIKEHFRDREFTPEDVEKLFEMKRKELQEKTGKDEPEFTTKNVGEVLSILRKAGLLRARKDVYDFRKTYYSLTFPGETKVTRDRLISLLKAAADQIRGGLDYKALLVFLFYKAISDRWMKRAQNLIKEGKPQIQAYLLTNKGYYRLFDEESGRLYTWHEVVKSRESIKELANALIKISEMNEELSDLKKLVEVLGLIGFIKEDNLHKLEEIVRIFNRVDFAEFDSDILGDAYEWILSYFAPQKAKEGEVYTPREVIRLLVELLDIEDESDVLDPASGSGGMLIEAYRYVREKVKKEDPGAEPAIMLYGQEINETTAALSKLNLILHGIQEFEIFEGADSLVNPRWEEELRRNGVEDGKADYVIANPPWNQDGYDEARLSDRRIKHIYRYGYTSKQSADWAWVQLMLHYARRKVGVVLDSGALFRGGAEKAIRQGIVEDDLIEAVVLLPEKLFYNTGAPGIIMVLNPNKPGERRGKVIFINASREFRRHPDVRRLNQLAPEHIEKIVTAFRGFREVDGFSRVVGLDEIRKNDYNLNVSLYVFPEEEGEHIDLRKEFEEFRKVEERERELVGKAKVYIEGIIRVMGDE, encoded by the coding sequence ATGCAGGTGTTTCACATGGCGAGGTCCAAGTCCAAACCCAAGAACGGTGCCGACGAGTGGGCGATTCTCGAAAAGCTCCAGCCCTGGGTCGTGAGGAGGTACTTCCTGATAAAGGAGCACTTCAGGGATAGGGAATTCACCCCCGAGGACGTTGAAAAGCTCTTCGAGATGAAAAGGAAAGAACTCCAGGAGAAAACCGGTAAAGACGAGCCGGAGTTCACGACCAAGAACGTCGGCGAAGTTCTCTCGATCCTGAGAAAGGCCGGACTGCTAAGGGCCAGGAAGGACGTTTACGATTTCAGGAAGACCTATTACAGCCTCACCTTCCCGGGCGAGACGAAGGTAACCCGCGACAGGCTGATATCCCTCCTCAAGGCGGCGGCGGACCAGATAAGGGGAGGCCTCGACTACAAGGCACTGCTCGTTTTCCTCTTCTACAAGGCCATAAGCGACCGCTGGATGAAGAGGGCCCAGAACCTGATCAAGGAGGGGAAACCGCAGATTCAGGCTTACCTCCTGACGAACAAGGGTTACTACAGGCTCTTCGATGAGGAGAGCGGGAGGCTCTACACCTGGCACGAGGTCGTCAAGAGCAGGGAGAGCATCAAGGAGCTGGCGAACGCCCTGATAAAGATCTCCGAAATGAACGAGGAGCTCTCCGATCTGAAGAAGCTCGTCGAGGTTCTCGGTCTTATCGGCTTCATCAAGGAGGACAACCTCCACAAGCTCGAGGAGATCGTTAGGATATTCAACCGCGTCGATTTCGCCGAGTTCGACAGCGACATCCTCGGCGACGCGTACGAGTGGATCCTCTCCTACTTCGCCCCCCAGAAGGCCAAGGAGGGGGAGGTTTACACGCCGAGGGAGGTCATAAGGCTCCTCGTCGAGCTCCTCGACATCGAGGATGAGAGCGACGTCCTCGACCCGGCGAGCGGCTCCGGTGGAATGCTGATCGAGGCCTACCGCTACGTCAGGGAGAAGGTGAAGAAGGAGGATCCCGGAGCAGAGCCCGCGATAATGCTCTACGGTCAGGAGATAAACGAGACCACCGCGGCGCTCTCGAAGCTCAACCTCATCCTCCACGGCATCCAGGAGTTCGAGATATTCGAGGGTGCCGACAGCCTCGTTAACCCGCGGTGGGAGGAAGAACTCAGGAGGAACGGCGTCGAGGACGGGAAGGCCGATTACGTCATCGCGAACCCGCCGTGGAACCAGGACGGCTACGACGAGGCGAGGCTGAGCGACAGAAGGATAAAGCACATCTACAGGTACGGTTACACGTCGAAACAGTCGGCGGACTGGGCGTGGGTTCAGCTGATGCTCCACTACGCGAGGAGGAAGGTCGGGGTCGTGCTCGACAGCGGGGCCCTCTTCAGGGGTGGGGCCGAGAAGGCCATAAGGCAGGGAATAGTTGAGGACGACCTCATCGAGGCGGTGGTTCTGCTCCCCGAGAAGCTCTTCTACAACACCGGCGCGCCGGGGATAATCATGGTGCTCAACCCCAACAAGCCCGGGGAGAGGAGGGGGAAGGTGATCTTCATCAACGCATCGAGGGAGTTCAGGAGGCACCCGGACGTCAGGAGGCTTAACCAGCTGGCCCCCGAGCACATCGAGAAGATAGTGACGGCCTTCAGAGGGTTCAGGGAGGTGGATGGCTTCTCGAGGGTCGTGGGGCTCGACGAGATACGGAAGAACGATTACAACCTGAACGTCTCGCTGTACGTCTTTCCGGAGGAGGAGGGAGAGCACATCGACCTGAGGAAGGAGTTCGAGGAGTTCAGGAAGGTCGAGGAGAGGGAGAGGGAGCTGGTCGGGAAGGCGAAGGTCTACATCGAGGGCATAATAAGGGTGATGGGCGATGAGTGA
- a CDS encoding restriction endonuclease subunit S, with translation MSELEFYRETRFKDTEIGRVPEDWEVVELGEVCKKITDGTHKTPKYVDKGIPFISTQNIVPFRPGFDFSQYKKYISLEEHRELIKRCKPEKGDILISKCGTIGRTKLIDVDYEFSIFVGLALLKLKKDRVSGEFLEQLLNFEPYIRRMEIASPGATRKTLTINAIKKFKISLPPLPEQQKIAEILRSIDEAIGAVEDSITKLERLRKGAMEHLLTRGVNHTRFKEVELNGRRVKIPAEWEVVELGKKEYFEVVMGQSPPSSTYNQKGEGLPFLQGSAEFGRLYPTPLLYTTQPKKIANKNDILISVRAPVGDVNIAPFKLCIGRGLAAIRPNLRKIDYMYLFYYLAFAKPIMEKLGGGSTFKGITKKALQNFEIPLPPLPEQQKIAEILRSIDEAIEAKRMKKAGLERMKKAVMEKLLTGEVRVR, from the coding sequence ATGAGTGAGCTCGAGTTCTACAGGGAGACGAGGTTTAAGGACACCGAGATCGGGAGAGTTCCGGAGGATTGGGAGGTTGTTGAGCTTGGAGAGGTATGCAAGAAAATAACAGATGGTACTCATAAAACACCTAAATATGTCGATAAGGGGATTCCATTTATTTCTACGCAAAATATCGTACCATTCAGGCCAGGTTTTGATTTTTCCCAATATAAAAAGTATATTTCCTTGGAAGAGCATAGAGAACTAATAAAGAGATGTAAACCCGAGAAGGGAGATATTTTAATTTCGAAGTGTGGTACTATCGGTAGAACTAAATTAATTGATGTAGATTACGAATTTAGTATTTTTGTAGGTCTTGCATTATTAAAATTAAAAAAAGACCGTGTCTCAGGAGAGTTCCTTGAGCAGCTTTTAAATTTTGAACCGTATATTAGAAGAATGGAAATAGCGTCCCCAGGTGCAACAAGAAAGACTTTAACTATCAATGCGATTAAGAAATTCAAAATCTCCCTTCCTCCTCTCCCCGAACAGCAGAAGATCGCCGAGATCCTCCGCTCCATCGACGAGGCGATTGGAGCGGTTGAGGATAGCATTACAAAGCTCGAACGTCTCAGGAAGGGCGCGATGGAGCACCTGCTCACGAGGGGGGTAAACCACACCCGGTTTAAGGAGGTTGAGCTGAACGGGCGGAGGGTGAAGATCCCGGCGGAGTGGGAGGTTGTTGAGCTCGGAAAAAAAGAATATTTTGAGGTAGTTATGGGGCAGTCTCCACCTTCCTCTACATATAACCAAAAGGGCGAAGGATTGCCTTTTTTACAGGGAAGTGCAGAGTTTGGAAGGTTATATCCAACGCCGCTTTTATATACCACCCAGCCAAAGAAGATAGCCAACAAAAATGACATACTAATATCGGTCAGAGCACCCGTGGGGGATGTGAATATTGCACCATTCAAGCTTTGTATCGGAAGGGGGCTAGCTGCGATTAGGCCAAATCTAAGAAAAATTGACTATATGTACCTATTTTATTACTTAGCATTCGCAAAGCCGATAATGGAGAAGCTTGGGGGTGGATCCACATTTAAGGGCATAACTAAAAAAGCCCTTCAGAATTTTGAAATCCCGCTCCCACCGCTCCCCGAACAGCAGAAGATCGCCGAGATCCTCCGCTCCATCGACGAGGCCATCGAGGCCAAGCGCATGAAGAAGGCGGGGCTCGAGCGCATGAAGAAGGCGGTCATGGAGAAGCTCCTGACGGGGGAGGTCAGAGTCCGATGA
- a CDS encoding DUF3800 domain-containing protein — MTVTQAFVDESGDLGGSKSKKRYFTLAAVLCNENAIETRIRRISQTFALPELKFSDLSYDEKVGATELLSSLEFSVAYVVLSKNDGGLQVWLDKSKHNKSLAAIKLYGALVSGLRPYLPRMAIVVDRNQYSGPVSKSLVKKYSVNVIPDDSQKRAGLQLADAMANIVYLHYQHKNGELIGMIRDKIIFERLINEKSLRKL; from the coding sequence ATGACGGTAACCCAAGCTTTTGTGGACGAGAGCGGTGACCTCGGAGGCAGTAAGAGCAAAAAGAGGTACTTTACACTCGCCGCCGTGCTCTGCAATGAGAATGCAATTGAAACCCGGATACGGAGGATATCCCAAACGTTCGCTCTTCCCGAACTTAAGTTCAGTGATCTATCGTACGATGAAAAAGTTGGGGCCACAGAATTGCTCTCTTCACTGGAATTCAGTGTCGCGTACGTTGTTCTTTCAAAGAACGACGGAGGTTTACAGGTATGGCTGGACAAGAGCAAGCACAACAAGAGTTTGGCGGCCATAAAGCTTTATGGAGCTTTAGTTTCGGGTTTACGTCCCTATCTACCCCGGATGGCCATTGTGGTGGACAGGAATCAATATTCTGGGCCGGTCTCTAAGTCACTTGTAAAGAAGTATTCAGTCAATGTTATTCCAGATGATTCGCAGAAACGGGCTGGCCTCCAGCTTGCGGATGCAATGGCCAACATCGTTTACCTCCACTATCAACATAAAAACGGGGAGCTAATTGGAATGATACGGGATAAAATTATCTTTGAGAGACTAATCAACGAGAAGAGTCTTAGAAAGTTGTAA